One Tachysurus vachellii isolate PV-2020 chromosome 18, HZAU_Pvac_v1, whole genome shotgun sequence DNA segment encodes these proteins:
- the LOC132861708 gene encoding uncharacterized protein LOC132861708, producing the protein MVTISMVVPTVLDLNTHLLQISESQSHCRPLATSLRQSLLKRFSGIFVRTKMVEQNGKEDQFNHNVYFLATMLDPQFGLNWVDLDVTNNESPDSVKKFREDLKRTLIDSLTAEVEATADGDMLHSGGDVDETSDSPPGKCPRLLARYRAHKHLSHSAKDACISAQIHKYFDAIQNTDTNTALEFWSTNREKFPQLYSLVVKVLSIPASSAPVERVFSKGGLIVRPHRARLTHKMVTALVFLKSNMALV; encoded by the exons ATGGTCACTATTAGTATGGTGGTCCCCACTGTACTTGATTTAAACACTCATCTGCTCCAAATATCAGAGTCACAAAGTCATTGCCGGCCTCTAGCCACATCCCTTCGGCAATCACTTTTAAAGAGATTCTCTGGGATCTTTGTGAGAACCAAAATGGTTGAGCAAAATGGGAAAGAGGACCAGTTCAACCATAATGTCTATTTCTTGGCAACAATGCTTGATCCTCAGTTTGGCCTGAACTGGGTTGATCTAGATGTAACCAACAATGAGAGTCCAGATTCGGTGAAGAAATTCAGAGAGGATCTGAAAAGAACACTTATAg aTTCTTTGACTGCAGAAGTTGAGGCCACAGCAGATGGAGACATGCTGCATTCTGGAGGTGATGTTGATGAAACCTCAGATTCTCCTCCTGGCAAATGCCCACGACTTCTAGCTCGCTATCGAGCTCACAAGCACCTGAGTCACTCAGCTAAGGATGCATGCATTTCAGCTCAGATACACAAGTACTTTGATGCCattcaaaacacagacacaaatacagcacTTGAATTTTGGTCGACAAACAGGGAGAAATTCCCACAGCTTTACTCTCTGGTTGTAAAAGTGCTGTCTATTCCAGCATCCTCTGCACCAGTAGAGCGTGTCTTTAGCAAAGGTGGCCTCATCGTGAGACCACATCGTGCACGCTTAACTCATAAAATGGTCACAGCGCTTGTATTTTTGAAAAGCAATATGGCCCTGGTTTAG
- the LOC132860928 gene encoding ferritin, middle subunit-like, whose protein sequence is MELSQIRQNYHRDCEAAINKMINMELYASYTYTSMAYYFSRDDVALEGFAHFFKENSDEEREHADKFMSFQNKRGGRIFLQDVKKPERDEWGSGLEAMQCALQLEKTVNQALLDLHKLALDKGDAHLCDLLETHYLNEQVEAMKKLGDHITNLTKMDATKNRMAEYLFDKHTLGGKS, encoded by the exons ATGGAGCTTTCTCAGATCCGTCAGAACTACCACCGCGACTGTGAGGCCGCCATCAACAAGATGATAAACATGGAGCTTTACGCCTCCTACACCTACACCTCTATG GCCTACTACTTTTCTCGTGATGACGTCGCGCTCGAGGGTTTTGCTCATTTCTTCAAAGAGAACAGTGACGAGGAGCGCGAGCACGCGGACAAGTTTATGTCCTTCCAGAATAAGAGAGGAGGCCGAATTTTCCTGCAGGACGTCAAG AAACCTGAGCGTGATGAGTGGGGCAGTGGACTGGAGGCCATGCAGTGTGCTCTGCAGCTGGAGAAGACGGTGAATCAGGCTCTGCTGGACCTGCACAAACTTGCCCTTGATAAAGGAGATGCTCAT CTGTGTGACCTCCTAGAGACTCACTACCTGAACGAGCAGGTGGAGGCCATGAAGAAGCTGGGTGACCACATCACTAACCTCACCAAGATGGATGCCACCAAGAACCGTATGGCCGAGTATCTGTTTGATAAACACACCCTGGGAGGAAAGAGTTAA
- the LOC132860940 gene encoding ferritin, middle subunit: MELSQIRQNYHRDCEAAINKMINMELYASYTYTSMAYYFSRDDVALEGFAHFFKENSDEEREHADKFMSFQNKRGGRIFLQDVKKPERDEWGSGLEAMQCALQLEKTVNQALLDLHKLASDKVDPHLCDFLETHYLNEQVEAIKKLGDHITNLTKMDPANNRMAEYLFDKHTLGGKS; this comes from the exons ATGGAGCTTTCTCAGATCCGTCAGAACTACCACCGCGACTGTGAGGCCGCCATCAACAAGATGATAAACATGGAGCTTTACGCCTCCTACACCTACACCTCTATG GCCTACTACTTTTCTCGTGATGACGTCGCGCTCGAGGGTTTTGCTCATTTCTTCAAAGAGAACAGTGACGAGGAGCGCGAGCACGCGGACAAGTTTATGTCCTTCCAGAATAAGAGAGGAGGCCGAATTTTCCTGCAGGACGTCAAG AAACCTGAGCGTGATGAGTGGGGCAGTGGACTGGAGGCCATGCAATGTGCTCTCCAGCTGGAGAAGACGGTGAACCAGGCCCTGCTGGACCTGCACAAACTGGCATCTGATAAAGTAGATCCTCAT CTGTGTGACTTCCTGGAGACTCACTACCTGAACGAGCAGGTGGAGGCCATAAAGAAGCTGGGTGACCACATCACTAACCTCACCAAGATGGATCCTGCCAACAACCGTATGGCCGAGTATCTGTTTGATAAACACACCCTGGGAGGAAAGAGTTAA